A window from Cryptomeria japonica chromosome 1, Sugi_1.0, whole genome shotgun sequence encodes these proteins:
- the LOC131026800 gene encoding rhicadhesin receptor: protein MVYFWVSLLVVLLVPTISADPDALQDFCVADTSSSTVFMNGLPCINSSEASAEHFTTSILSTQGNTSGNPFAVSVTSTRAGVLPGINTLGIIMARVDFAVGAVLPPHTHPRASEIIFVLEGKLRVGFVDTTNKLFSADIKTGDVFVFPKALIHFVENMGNSPASVIAALNSQAPGNSVVPLATFASNPAIPSNVLAKSFQINDLQVQTIRKNLGGS, encoded by the coding sequence ATGGTATACTTTTGGGTTTCTCTACTTGTGGTTTTACTAGTGCCGACAATAAGTGCAGATCCAGATGCATTGCAGGATTTCTGTGTAGCAGACACTTCCTCTTCCACAGTTTTTATGAATGGTCTGCCATGTATAAACTCCAGCGAAGCTTCTGCAGAGCACTTTACTACATCCATTTTGAGCACCCAAGGAAACACGTCAGGCAATCCATTCGCTGTGAGTGTGACTTCTACAAGAGCAGGAGTTCTCCCTGGCATAAACACACTGGGGATAATAATGGCTCGTGTAGATTTTGCAGTGGGAGCAGTGCTTCCTCCTCACACACACCCACGAGCCTCTGAAATAATCTTCGTTTTGGAAGGGAAACTCAGAGTTGGGTTTGTGGACACCACCAACAAGCTTTTCTCTGCAGATATCAAAACCGGAGATGTTTTTGTGTTTCCCAAGGCCCTCATACACTTTGTTGAAAACATGGGAAACAGCCCTGCCTCTGTCATAGCGGCTCTTAACAGTCAAGCTCCTGGTAACTCTGTCGTTCCCTTGGCCACTTTTGCTTCCAATCCGGCAATTCCCAGCAATGTTTTGGCCAAGTCATTCCAGATTAATGATTTGCAGGTGCAGACAATCAGAAAGAACCTTGGTGGTAGCTGA
- the LOC131026799 gene encoding rhicadhesin receptor-like: MIFVLEGKLTVGFVDTTNKLFSTVIKKGDVFVFPKGLVHFVQNVGYSPASVIAALNSQAPGNSVIPLVTFASNPAIPSYVLAKSFQINVTEAEAIRKKLGGS; this comes from the coding sequence ATGATCTTCGTTTTGGAGGGGAAACTCACAGTTGGGTTTGTGGACACCACCAACAAGCTTTTCTCTACAGTCATCAAAAAAGGCGATGTTTTTGTGTTTCCCAAGGGCCTAGTACACTTTGTTCAGAACGTAGGATATAGTCCTGCCTCTGTTATAGCAGCTCTTAACAGTCAAGCTCCTGGTAACTCTGTCATTCCCTTGGTCACTTTTGCTTCCAATCCGGCAATTCCCAGCTATGTTTTGGCCAAGTCATTCCAGATCAATGTTACAGAGGCTGAGGCAATCAGAAAGAAGCTTGGTGGTAGCTGA